A region from the Ptychodera flava strain L36383 chromosome 10, AS_Pfla_20210202, whole genome shotgun sequence genome encodes:
- the LOC139142917 gene encoding uncharacterized protein isoform X1 — protein sequence MAVISGLRDKTQVKSIYLYRLIPLCGYKPGTMNRLLLLVLGVFAVGGNAFIGDEDGPLSDKPMLKLMLMRNLFGGAAAGDGPPPMVKMTVLKQLLGGNAFIGDEDGPLSDKPMLKMMMMRNLFGGGALGGGQLGDGPLSERPVLRMMLMRRMLGGGDADGLGGAGPLARALGSDNAPPPILRAMLMKRLMTGQGPLQQAGGESPMRNLLMFRILGQKMGEKIIEKAVDLKEEHRVWTFQTTLSCDCALEYVDEHGKMQGFALDLVNEVCKEAGRKCVITYDDSSHCYTHHHGEHSRAGVGLLGKNYDVCLNWMKTEERGHSVGFTRSYWKEGAESHFYVKAGNPHGFDPHKLAGTRIGFVDGWAADPYCLKHHSSEEQIAEIKRDKPTLVYEDSEGLIDHLSTDKLDAVFVLDAYVSKAQQLGFEPVGDAVLCGSGYSHGMTRKDSHAIAWFDETLNHMFDTGAYYKLCKHAKDVHGHKGDIKCILKDEH from the exons GCGGCAATGCCTTCATTGGTGACGAAGATGGCCCCTTGTCAGATAAACCAATGCTTAAGTTGATGTTGATGCGCAACTTGTTCGGCGGGGCCGCCGCTGGCGACGGACCACCACCAATGGTCAAAATGACAGTGTTGAAACAACTATTGG GCGGCAATGCCTTCATTGGTGACGAAGATGGCCCCTTGTCAGATAAACCAATGcttaagatgatgatgatgcgcAACCTGTTTGGCGGGGGCGCCCTAGGTGGCGGTCAGCTTGGAGACGGACCGTTGTCCGAAAGACCAGTCCTCAGAATGATGCTCATGAGACGCATGTTAGGTGGTGGTGACGCCGACGGTCTCGGTGGTGCTGGCCCACTTGCTCGCGCCTTAGGTAGTGACAACGCCCCGCCTCCAATCCTTCGTGCTATGCTCATGAAACGCCTG ATGACTGGCCAGGGACCCTTGCAACAAGCCGGAGGTGAAAGCCCAATGCGTAATCTTTTGATGTTCCGTATACTGGGACAGAAAATGGGCGAGAAAATCATTGAAAAGGCCGTTGACCTGAAGGAAGAACATAGAGTTTGGACCTTCCAGACAACTCTCTCATGCGACTGCGCCCTGGAATACGT AGACGAACACGGAAAAATGCAAGGATTCGCCCTTGATCTGGTGAACGAAG TTTGCAAGGAAGCCGGAAGGAAGTGCGTCATCACATATGATGATTCAAGCCACTGTTACACTCATCACCATGGCGAGCATTCAAGAGCTGGCGTCG GACTTTTGGGAAAGAACTACGATGTCTGCTTGAACTGGATGAAAACAGAAGAGCGTGGACACTCTGTTGGCTTCACCAGGTCATACTGGAAGGAAGGAGCCGAATCCCACTTCTACGTTAAAGCCGGCAACCCACACGGTTTCGACCCACACAAACTTGCTGGAACGAGAATCG GTTTTGTCGATGGCTGGGCCGCCGATCCTTACTGTCTGAAGCATCACTCAAGCGAGGAACAAATCGCAGAGATTAAGAGAGACAAGCCAACACTTGTGTACGAAGATTCTGAAGGACTGATCGACCATCTTAGCACAGATAAG ctGGACGCCGTCTTTGTCCTCGACGCATACGTCAGCAAAGCTCAGCAATTGGGCTTCGAGCCAGTTGGTGACGCCGTTCTCTGTGGCTCTGGCTACTCACATGGTATGACTCGTAAGGATAGTCACGCTATTGCCTGGTTCGACGAAACCCTAAATCACATGTTTGATACCGGCGCATACTACAAACTCTGCAAACACGCCAAGGACGTCCACG GTCACAAGGGTGACATCAAATGCATCCTGAAAGATGAACATTAA